One segment of Tachyglossus aculeatus isolate mTacAcu1 chromosome 16, mTacAcu1.pri, whole genome shotgun sequence DNA contains the following:
- the TENT5B gene encoding terminal nucleotidyltransferase 5B, producing the protein MPSKMGPGAAAPAPQPAPQPAPQPAPHGPRGRFSGLCWAQVQRLDAILNEPVPIHGRGNFPTLTVRPRHIVQVVRSRLEKQGVPVHNVRLNGSAASHVLHQDSGLGYKDLDLIFAVDLPGEETFQLVRDVVLDCLLDFLPAGVSKEKITPLTLKEAYVQKLVKVCADGDRWSLISLSNNRGKNVELKFVDTLRRQFEFSVDSFQIVLDSLLLFAECSDAPMSEAFHPSVTGESMYGDFGEALGHLRRRLIATHHPEEIRGGGLLKYCNLLARGFRPAPGTDAKALQRYMCSRFFIDFSELAEQQRKLECYLQDHFAGLEDRRYHCLLTLYRVVNESTVCLMGHERRQTLNLIAALALRVLAEQRLLPTVANVACFYRPAPFAGELGGSYYVAQVQPLLPCSRAYPTWLPCN; encoded by the exons ATGCCGTCGAAGATGGGGCCCGGGGCCGCGGCTCCCGCCCCGCAGCCCGCCCCGCAGCCCGCCCCGCAGCCCGCCCCGCACGGCCCCCGGGGACGGTTCAGCGGGCTGTGCTGGGCGCAGGTGCAGCGTCTCGATGCCATCCTCAACGAACCCGTGCCCATCCACGGCCGCGGAAACTTCCCCACGCTCACCGTGAGGCCGAGGCACATCGTGCAG GTGGTCCGGAGCCGCCTGGAGAAGCAGGGGGTCCCCGTCCACAACGTGCGCCTGAACGGGTCGGCCGCCAGCCACGTCCTCCACCAGGACAGCGGCCTGGGCTACAAGGACCTGGACCTGATCTTCGCCGTGGACCTCCCCGGCGAGGAGACGTTCCAGCTGGTCCGCGACGTGGTGCTGGACTGCCTGCTGGACTTCCTGCCGGCCGGGGTCAGCAAGGAGAAGATCACGCCGCTGACCCTGAAGGAGGCCTACGTGCAGAAGCTGGTGAAGGTGTGCGCCGACGGGGACCGCTGGAGCCTCATCTCGCTGTCCAACAACCGCGGCAAGAACGTGGAGCTGAAGTTCGTGGACACGCTGCGCCGCCAGTTCGAGTTCAGCGTCGACTCGTTCCAGATCGTGCTGGACTCCCTGCTGCTGTTCGCCGAGTGCTCGGACGCGCCCATGAGCGAGGCCTTCCACCCCAGCGTGACCGGCGAGAGCATGTACGGCGACTTCGGCGAGGCCCTGGGCCACCTGCGCCGCCGGCTGATCGCCACCCACCACCCCGAGGAGatccggggcggggggctgctcAAGTACTGCAACCTGCTGGCCCGGGGCTTCCGGCCGGCCCCGGGCACGGACGCCAAGGCCCTGCAGCGCTACATGTGCTCCCGCTTCTTCATCGACTTCTCGGAGCTGGCGGAGCAGCAGCGCAAGCTGGAGTGCTACCTGCAGGACCACTTCGCCGGCCTGGAGGACAGGCGCTACCACTGCCTGCTCACCCTCTACCGCGTGGTCAACGAGAGCACGGTCTGCCTCATGGGCCACGAGCGACGCCAGACCCTCAACCTCATCGCCGCCCTGGCCCTGCGCGTCCTGGCCGAGCAGCGCCTGCTGCCCACCGTGGCCAACGTGGCCTGCTTCTACCGGCCGGCCCCCTTCGCCGGCGAGCTCGGCGGCAGCTACTACGTGGCCCAGGTGCAGCCGCTCCTGCCCTGCAGCCGCGCCTACCCCACGTGGCTGCCTTGTAACTGA